From Anabrus simplex isolate iqAnaSimp1 chromosome 11, ASM4041472v1, whole genome shotgun sequence, a single genomic window includes:
- the LOC136883479 gene encoding uncharacterized protein: protein MRILVVLAVVGAVVCEPGLRGHIGGGHGGFLGGGGGLGLGVLGLGGGYGGFGHGGGSGIGLGGLGGIGGFGGGLGGGLGGGLGGGLGGAGNLLGIGGVSGLNFGRGGGLAGGIGGGVGGGFGGGLGGGAGGGYGVRAIGVPVPQPVPVTVERRVPVPLRVPVAVPVNRPYPVSVPRPYAVHVDRPVPYPVDRKVPFPVGVPVKVPLPSPYPVHIPKPYPVPIQDPVPVPILKKVPYPEYVPFKVPLPHPYPVTVPRPFPFPVPRTVPVSVPHPVVLRKPVPVIVGHGSGFGVGSGVGGGFGGGLGGGLGGGLGGGIGGGIGGGIGGGLGGGFGLGGYGGGLGGLGGRLGGLGGHGGFLGGLGGLGGYGGHGGVLSGLGGLGGLGGLGGLGGYGGYGGHGGIHHGKH from the coding sequence GTGGTGTTAGCCGTAGTTGGGGCAGTGGTTTGTGAACCAGGCCTCAGGGGACACATTGGTGGAGGCCATGGAGGTTTCCTTGGCGGTGGTGGAGGACTTGGACTGGGAGTTCTAGGTCTAGGAGGTGGTTATGGAGGCTTTGGCCACGGCGGCGGTTCTGGTATCGGTCTTGGTGGACTGGGTGGCATTGGCGGATTTGGCGGTGGACTTGGCGGCGGACTTGGCGGCGGACTTGGCGGCGGACTTGGTGGAGCTGGCAACTTACTTGGCATTGGTGGCGTTTCTGGCCTAAATTTTGGAAGAGGTGGTGGTCTCGCAGGAGGTATCGGTGGTGGTGTTGGAGGAGGTTTCGGGGGAGGTCTTGGAGGAGGTGCTGGAGGAGGTTATGGAGTGAGAGCCATTGGCGTGCCAGTCCCCCAGCCTGTACCAGTGACCGTTGAACGACGAGTCCCTGTGCCTCTCAGAGTACCAGTCGCTGTTCCAGTAAACAGACCCTACCCAGTTTCCGTGCCCAGACCCTACGCCGTCCATGTAGACAGGCCAGTCCCATACCCAGTTGACAGGAAAGTACCTTTCCCCGTTGGTGTCCCCGTTAAGGTACCTCTCCCCAGCCCATACCCAGTACATATCCCCAAGCCTTACCCAGTACCTATTCAAGACCCCGTCCCAGTACCTATCTTGAAAAAGGTGCCCTACCCTGAATACGTACCCTTCAAGGTGCCTCTCCCCCACCCATACCCAGTCACTGTACCCAGACCCTTCCCATTCCCCGTACCAAGAACTGTCCCTGTTTCCGTGCCACACCCTGTTGTTCTTAGGAAGCCAGTGCCAGTAATCGTAGGCCATGGAAGCGGTTTCGGAGTTGGATCCGGTGTTGGCGGAGGATTCGGCGGCGGCCTTGGCGGCGGCCTTGGCGGCGGCCTCGGCGGCGGCATCGGCGGCGGCATCGGCGGCGGCATCGGCGGCGGCCTTGGCGGCGGCTTCGGTCTTGGAGGATATGGTGGCGGTCTTGGAGGTCTTGGCGGCCGTCTTGGGGGTCTTGGCGGCCATGGAGGATTCCTCGGCGGTCTCGGCGGCCTAGGCGGTTATGGCGGTCATGGAGGAGTCCTCAGTGGTCTCGGCGGTCTCGGCGGTCTCGGCGGTCTCGGAGGTCTCGGCGGTTATGGCGGTTATGGCGGGCATGGAGGCATCCACCATGGAAAACACTAA